The Dehalococcoidia bacterium genome includes a window with the following:
- the truB gene encoding tRNA pseudouridine(55) synthase TruB, producing MTDGLLIIDKPAGWTSHDVVAKLRRLTGERRIGHAGTLDPGATGVLVLCLGRATRLLEYLREAEKVYECEIVLGVSTDTDDAEGQVIRVADASSVTPAQVRAALAEFVGTITQTPPHVSAVHIGGKRAYAVARAGQKVQLPARTVVVHSITVQAIEIPRLTVRIHCGSGVYIRSIARDLGARLGVGAHVARLRRLAVDGFRVDEAATLEQVAAAAAAGRLDDLLLPPLRALAGWPVVTLSPAEIARVRHGHAIPQRETRAPRAAAVDAAGRVVAILESANGRWQPVKVLPQEGDR from the coding sequence GTGACCGACGGGCTGCTCATCATCGACAAACCTGCCGGCTGGACCTCGCACGACGTTGTCGCCAAACTGCGCCGGCTGACAGGGGAACGGCGCATCGGCCATGCCGGCACGCTCGACCCGGGGGCGACGGGGGTCTTGGTCCTCTGCCTCGGGCGCGCCACTCGCCTCCTCGAATACCTCCGCGAAGCGGAGAAGGTGTACGAGTGCGAGATCGTGCTCGGCGTCTCGACCGACACCGACGATGCCGAGGGGCAGGTCATCCGCGTCGCTGATGCCTCCTCAGTGACGCCGGCGCAGGTGCGCGCGGCGCTCGCGGAGTTTGTCGGGACGATCACCCAGACGCCGCCCCACGTGAGCGCCGTCCACATCGGGGGGAAACGCGCTTATGCGGTCGCGCGCGCCGGTCAGAAGGTGCAGCTTCCCGCCCGAACGGTGGTTGTGCACTCGATCACGGTGCAGGCGATCGAGATCCCGCGTCTTACGGTGCGCATCCACTGCGGCAGCGGCGTTTATATCCGCTCGATCGCCCGTGACCTTGGCGCGCGGCTCGGCGTTGGCGCCCATGTTGCCCGCTTGCGCCGACTTGCGGTCGATGGGTTTCGCGTTGACGAGGCGGCAACCCTCGAGCAGGTTGCGGCAGCGGCGGCCGCCGGCCGGCTGGACGACCTGCTGCTCCCGCCGCTCCGGGCGCTCGCAGGCTGGCCCGTGGTCACGCTCAGCCCCGCCGAGATCGCGCGCGTTCGGCACGGCCACGCTATCCCCCAGCGCGAGACGCGAGCGCCGCGCGCTGCCGCTGTCGACGCTGCAGGGCGCGTGGTTGCTATCCTTGAGTCAGCGAATGGGCGTTGGCAGCCGGTGAAGGTCTTGCCGCAAGAAGGAGACAGATGA
- a CDS encoding YlxR family protein, translated as MARGGGRPKHIPLRMCVACRQTSAKRSLIRLVRDPSGAVEVDPTGKRNGRGAYLCPVRRCWEQALRRGALEHALKTTLSTADRERLAAYGASLPEALPEP; from the coding sequence ATGGCACGTGGTGGCGGGCGTCCAAAGCACATCCCTCTCCGGATGTGCGTTGCCTGCCGGCAGACATCTGCCAAGCGCTCGCTCATCCGCCTGGTTCGGGATCCGTCGGGCGCGGTCGAAGTCGACCCGACCGGCAAGCGCAACGGCCGGGGCGCCTATCTCTGTCCCGTCCGACGCTGTTGGGAGCAGGCGCTGCGCCGCGGCGCGCTCGAGCACGCGCTCAAGACAACGCTCAGCACTGCCGACCGGGAGCGGCTCGCCGCGTACGGCGCCTCCCTGCCGGAAGCGCTGCCCGAGCCGTAG
- the infB gene encoding translation initiation factor IF-2, translating to MANSRPNGQRGGRAPQNRGVAERGRGGAPSAGPRSAPGAAARTTSRGPIAIPHALTVAELAELLGVSGIEVIKQLMKNGTMANLNAVLDYDAAATVALDLGFDVVEAPAKKEEPVAHPAKPTFEDDPASLKPRPPVVTVMGHVDHGKTSLLDAIRKTNVAAGEAGGITQHIGAYQVDVGGRKVTFIDTPGHEAFTAMRARGAQTTDVAIIVVAADDGVMPQTREAISHAKAAGVGMVVAINKMDRPDANPERVKQQLAEAGVIVEEYGGDVPAVPISARTGQGIADLLETVLLVADLMDLKANPNAPASGTVLEARIDRTRGPMATLLVKRGTLRTGDVVVAGEAFGRIRAMLDDRGDKVEAAGPACPVQVLGLSAAPGAGDFFEVVPDEKTARAIAESRARERQREAVAVSKAVSLEELLANLGSGQARELNVILKTDVQGSIEPVRQVLERIQGDNVRVRVIHAATGAITESDVNLAVASKGIIVGFNVRPDAGARNLAALQGVDIRYYQVIYDVAEDISKALAGLQEERYVERVQGHAEVRQLFRLGRRDAIAGCYIRDGVVTRNSLARIRRGKELVYEGKVASLKRFRDDVREVQEGYECGLTLEDFSSFEVGDIIEFYVMERVAPPVRVN from the coding sequence ATGGCGAATTCCCGCCCTAATGGCCAGCGAGGCGGACGAGCGCCCCAGAACCGCGGCGTGGCCGAACGCGGGCGCGGCGGCGCGCCCTCTGCCGGCCCGCGCTCAGCGCCCGGGGCCGCCGCACGAACGACCTCGCGGGGCCCAATCGCGATCCCGCACGCGCTGACGGTTGCCGAGCTTGCCGAGCTGCTGGGCGTCAGCGGGATCGAGGTCATCAAACAGTTGATGAAGAACGGGACGATGGCGAACCTGAACGCCGTCCTCGACTATGACGCTGCGGCGACAGTCGCCCTCGACCTCGGCTTCGACGTGGTCGAAGCGCCGGCGAAGAAAGAGGAGCCCGTCGCCCACCCGGCCAAGCCGACCTTCGAAGACGACCCCGCTTCACTCAAGCCGCGGCCGCCCGTCGTGACCGTGATGGGCCACGTCGACCACGGCAAGACCTCGCTGCTCGACGCGATCCGCAAGACGAATGTCGCCGCCGGCGAGGCTGGCGGCATCACCCAGCACATCGGCGCCTATCAGGTCGATGTCGGCGGGCGGAAGGTCACCTTTATCGACACACCCGGCCACGAAGCGTTTACCGCAATGCGCGCCCGCGGAGCGCAGACGACAGACGTCGCGATCATCGTGGTGGCCGCCGACGACGGCGTGATGCCGCAGACGCGCGAAGCGATCAGCCATGCCAAAGCGGCGGGCGTCGGCATGGTCGTCGCGATCAACAAGATGGACCGCCCCGACGCCAACCCGGAGCGCGTCAAGCAGCAGCTGGCCGAAGCAGGCGTGATCGTCGAAGAGTACGGCGGCGACGTACCGGCGGTGCCGATCTCAGCGCGCACCGGGCAGGGGATCGCCGATTTGCTTGAGACCGTTCTGCTCGTCGCCGACCTGATGGACTTGAAAGCGAACCCCAACGCCCCCGCCTCAGGCACCGTGCTCGAAGCGCGGATCGACCGGACCCGCGGCCCGATGGCGACCTTGCTTGTCAAGCGAGGAACCCTCCGGACCGGCGATGTGGTCGTCGCCGGCGAGGCGTTCGGCCGGATCCGCGCCATGCTCGACGACCGGGGCGACAAGGTCGAGGCTGCCGGCCCAGCCTGCCCGGTGCAAGTCCTCGGCCTCTCGGCCGCGCCCGGGGCGGGCGACTTCTTTGAGGTTGTCCCCGATGAGAAGACGGCGCGCGCGATCGCTGAGAGCCGCGCGCGCGAGCGGCAGCGCGAGGCGGTAGCGGTCAGCAAGGCCGTTTCGCTCGAAGAACTCCTCGCCAACCTCGGCAGCGGCCAAGCGCGCGAGCTGAATGTCATCCTGAAGACCGATGTGCAGGGCTCAATCGAGCCGGTGCGGCAGGTGTTGGAACGGATCCAAGGAGACAACGTCCGCGTGCGCGTCATTCACGCGGCGACGGGCGCGATTACCGAGTCGGACGTGAACCTCGCCGTCGCATCGAAAGGGATCATCGTCGGCTTCAATGTCCGCCCCGATGCCGGCGCGCGCAACTTGGCCGCGCTTCAGGGAGTGGATATCCGCTACTACCAAGTGATCTACGACGTGGCGGAGGACATCTCGAAGGCGCTGGCCGGCCTCCAAGAAGAGCGGTATGTCGAACGGGTCCAAGGCCATGCCGAAGTGCGCCAGCTCTTCCGCCTCGGCCGGCGCGACGCGATCGCGGGCTGCTACATCCGCGATGGCGTGGTGACCCGCAACAGCCTTGCGCGCATTCGGCGCGGCAAAGAACTGGTCTATGAGGGCAAAGTCGCGTCGCTGAAGCGCTTCAGGGACGATGTCCGCGAGGTGCAAGAGGGCTACGAGTGCGGCCTCACCCTTGAAGACTTCAGCAGCTTCGAAGTCGGCGACATCATCGAGTTTTATGTGATGGAGCGTGTCGCTCCGCCGGTCCGCGTGAACTAG
- a CDS encoding sigma-70 family RNA polymerase sigma factor, producing the protein MLESTYQDTHEPSTAAAAPERDEQAIELVEWAARTVASGAPTESEEDELVHWAVAEIERRAASETQVEEYEELGGAVDVIEAYLNDVRPIELLNREQEWHYGRLIRLGMEARAKLASNDVAPEEIPALQRAVEEGERAREALTTANLRLVVSEAKRHRDRGVAFEDLIQEGNLGLLRAVEKFDYTLGYKFSTYATWWIRQSIVRAIADQSRTIRLPVHVYEALRIINRAKNRLVHELGREPTSEEVAAEIGVSPNQVRDLLAASRRTMSLDKPVFEDGDAALADLVEDRIAVAPADEAVRSSVRDDVAQLLSHLDVREQRVLAGRFGLGGQKAKTLLALSEELGLSRERVRQIEAKAIEKLRQLQATARLRGSC; encoded by the coding sequence ATGTTGGAGAGCACGTATCAAGACACGCACGAACCGTCGACCGCCGCCGCCGCACCGGAGCGGGATGAGCAGGCAATCGAACTCGTCGAGTGGGCTGCACGCACCGTGGCGAGTGGCGCTCCGACCGAAAGCGAGGAGGATGAGCTCGTCCACTGGGCCGTCGCCGAAATCGAACGGCGCGCGGCCTCGGAGACCCAAGTCGAGGAGTACGAAGAGCTCGGCGGCGCTGTCGACGTCATCGAAGCGTATCTGAACGACGTCCGGCCCATTGAACTGCTCAACCGCGAGCAGGAATGGCATTACGGACGGCTGATCCGGCTGGGCATGGAAGCCCGCGCCAAGTTGGCCTCCAACGACGTAGCGCCAGAAGAGATCCCGGCCTTGCAGCGCGCCGTCGAAGAGGGCGAGCGCGCCCGCGAGGCGCTCACCACCGCCAATCTCCGGCTGGTGGTGAGCGAGGCAAAGCGCCACCGCGATCGCGGCGTCGCCTTCGAAGACCTGATCCAAGAAGGCAATCTCGGCCTGCTGCGGGCCGTCGAGAAATTCGACTACACCCTCGGCTATAAGTTCTCGACCTATGCGACGTGGTGGATCCGCCAGTCGATCGTGCGCGCCATCGCCGACCAGTCGCGCACCATCCGCCTTCCCGTCCACGTCTATGAGGCGCTGCGGATCATCAACCGCGCCAAGAACCGTCTCGTCCACGAGCTGGGGCGCGAGCCAACCAGCGAAGAGGTCGCCGCCGAGATCGGCGTTTCGCCGAACCAAGTGCGCGACCTGCTGGCCGCCAGCCGGCGGACAATGTCGCTCGACAAGCCGGTGTTCGAGGACGGGGATGCTGCCCTTGCCGACCTCGTCGAGGACCGCATCGCGGTCGCCCCAGCCGATGAGGCAGTGCGCAGCAGCGTTCGCGACGACGTCGCTCAGCTCCTCTCTCACCTTGACGTTCGCGAGCAGCGCGTGCTTGCCGGCCGCTTCGGCCTCGGCGGGCAGAAAGCCAAGACCCTGCTCGCCCTCTCCGAAGAGCTCGGCCTGAGCCGCGAGCGCGTCCGCCAGATCGAGGCCAAGGCGATCGAAAAGCTCCGCCAGCTGCAGGCGACCGCCCGGCTGCGCGGCAGCTGCTGA
- the rbfA gene encoding 30S ribosome-binding factor RbfA — MTRRIERVNELLREELGRLILLELRDPRVSRLISVTGVATSPDLRHATVYVSILGDDAARAGALTALRQAAGFLRRRLSGKVALRVIPELDFRFDPAVEAGARIDELLAEIGALPAGRPPQPLPMPEDPA, encoded by the coding sequence ATGACCCGACGAATTGAGCGCGTCAACGAGTTGTTGCGCGAAGAACTTGGACGCCTGATCCTCCTCGAACTGCGCGACCCCCGCGTCAGCAGGCTGATCAGTGTCACCGGAGTAGCAACGTCGCCTGACCTGCGCCACGCGACAGTCTATGTCTCGATCTTGGGCGACGACGCCGCGCGTGCCGGGGCGCTAACTGCTCTCCGGCAAGCTGCGGGCTTCCTTCGCCGCCGGCTGAGCGGGAAGGTCGCTCTCCGGGTCATCCCGGAATTGGACTTCCGGTTCGACCCGGCGGTGGAAGCCGGGGCGCGGATCGACGAACTGCTGGCAGAGATCGGCGCGCTGCCCGCCGGCCGGCCGCCGCAGCCTCTGCCGATGCCAGAGGACCCCGCGTGA
- a CDS encoding DMT family transporter, with the protein MTVRSPRRWRPSLPREPGAAGAYLRLLGASLAWGGGAIAVKYAVLALPPVAMAFARYLIAVAILAALLALTRRRWPRRDDLPLLFLLGLTGVFGFAVPFNAGLQFTGAGEGSVLTAISPFVSFLFAAWLLGDRLTARRLVAGGISLGGVAVLVSGGPPATAISPNRVLGDLLVLIAAVNWGVYSVLVRLIQQRGVELLAMTTWSMIIGVALMALALPFEPRPIVWQALGPDVLAAVLYAGLVSSVLAYLWWNESVRRIGPARASLFTNLNPVVAVVIAAVLFGEWFTPLQAAGAALVIAGLVIANLPSRQRPAPPHDAASSATVTCRSSA; encoded by the coding sequence ATGACAGTGCGCTCGCCTCGCCGCTGGCGGCCTTCCCTGCCGCGCGAGCCGGGCGCGGCGGGCGCCTATCTGCGTTTGCTGGGCGCCTCGCTCGCCTGGGGCGGCGGCGCGATTGCCGTCAAATACGCGGTCCTAGCACTGCCCCCCGTGGCGATGGCGTTCGCGCGCTACCTCATCGCCGTAGCCATTCTTGCAGCCCTGCTCGCGCTGACGCGCCGGCGTTGGCCTCGGCGCGACGACCTGCCGCTGCTCTTCCTGCTCGGACTGACGGGAGTGTTCGGCTTTGCTGTGCCGTTCAACGCCGGGCTCCAATTCACCGGCGCGGGCGAGGGGTCGGTGCTGACCGCCATCAGTCCGTTCGTCTCGTTTCTCTTCGCGGCGTGGCTCCTTGGCGATCGGCTGACAGCGCGGCGGCTGGTTGCGGGCGGCATCTCGCTTGGCGGCGTGGCCGTGCTGGTGAGCGGCGGGCCGCCCGCGACCGCGATCAGCCCGAACCGGGTGCTCGGCGACCTGCTCGTCTTGATCGCCGCGGTCAACTGGGGGGTGTATTCGGTCCTCGTGCGGCTGATCCAGCAGCGGGGCGTCGAACTGCTCGCGATGACCACCTGGAGCATGATCATCGGCGTCGCGCTGATGGCGCTCGCGCTGCCGTTTGAGCCGCGCCCGATCGTGTGGCAGGCGCTCGGGCCCGACGTGCTGGCGGCGGTGCTCTACGCGGGGCTTGTCTCTTCGGTGCTGGCCTACCTCTGGTGGAACGAGAGCGTGCGGCGGATTGGGCCTGCCCGCGCATCGCTGTTTACCAACCTGAACCCCGTCGTGGCGGTTGTCATTGCGGCCGTCCTGTTTGGGGAGTGGTTCACGCCTCTTCAAGCGGCCGGCGCCGCGCTCGTCATCGCCGGGCTCGTGATCGCCAACCTCCCTTCTCGGCAGCGGCCGGCGCCGCCTCATGACGCGGCATCCTCGGCAACCGTCACTTGCCGAAGTAGCGCCTGA
- the nusA gene encoding transcription termination factor NusA: protein MKNDFLMAITQLCAEKNLSKEVVIGALEDAMVSAYKKNFGSNHDVVVRMDPTTGQATVYTRRTVVAEVTDPATQISVEDARRLLGRQPVLGEVIEENRTPREFGRIAAQTAKQVITQRLREAEQKVVYDEYTDREGEIVTGTVQRIEPNRIIIALPRAEAILPSTEQVPGEQYRVGQRIKVYLVEVNRTPRGPQLIASRTHRNLLRRLFELEVPEINHGIVEIKAIAREPGSRSKVAVAARQPGVDPVGACVGLRGIRIQNIVNELNGEKIDVIEWHPDPAMFVAKALSPAQVLRVLPNEEEKTATCIVPDRQLSLAIGKEGQNARLAAKLTGWRIDIKSASAFHEEEAERLAREEEERAAAAAAAPPAAPPPAEAPAIAVAPPPEAPIEMPAFEEPAAAAPVAAVEPAVETPPAEEFEEPLTMEDLFPTKPGERGKIRFAEEILGVELGRKKGRDRGRDEEEPVRPAKKGPRRQRVYFEEDDEEAEYEDILRRIR, encoded by the coding sequence ATGAAAAACGACTTCTTGATGGCCATAACGCAGTTGTGCGCAGAGAAGAACCTCTCCAAGGAGGTGGTGATCGGCGCGCTCGAAGACGCGATGGTCTCTGCGTACAAGAAGAATTTCGGCAGCAATCACGACGTCGTGGTGCGGATGGACCCGACCACCGGCCAAGCGACGGTCTATACGCGCCGAACGGTGGTCGCGGAGGTCACCGATCCTGCCACCCAGATCTCGGTTGAGGATGCACGCCGGCTTCTTGGCCGCCAGCCCGTGCTCGGCGAGGTGATCGAGGAGAACCGCACCCCCCGCGAGTTCGGGCGCATCGCCGCGCAGACGGCCAAGCAAGTGATTACGCAGCGGCTGCGCGAAGCGGAGCAGAAGGTCGTCTACGACGAATACACCGACCGCGAAGGTGAAATCGTCACCGGCACCGTCCAGCGCATCGAGCCGAACCGCATCATCATCGCCCTTCCGCGCGCTGAGGCGATCCTCCCCAGCACGGAGCAAGTTCCTGGCGAGCAGTACCGCGTGGGGCAGCGGATCAAGGTGTACCTCGTCGAGGTGAACCGAACGCCTCGCGGGCCGCAGCTGATCGCGTCGCGGACGCACCGCAACCTGCTGCGCCGCCTCTTCGAACTCGAAGTGCCGGAGATCAACCACGGCATCGTCGAGATCAAGGCGATCGCGCGTGAGCCGGGGTCGCGCAGCAAGGTCGCCGTCGCGGCGCGGCAACCCGGTGTTGACCCCGTGGGCGCCTGCGTCGGCCTGCGCGGGATCCGGATCCAGAACATCGTCAATGAACTGAACGGGGAGAAGATCGACGTCATCGAGTGGCATCCCGACCCCGCGATGTTCGTCGCCAAAGCGCTCAGCCCCGCCCAAGTGCTGCGCGTCCTCCCAAACGAGGAGGAGAAGACCGCGACCTGCATTGTGCCGGACCGTCAGCTCTCGCTCGCGATCGGCAAAGAGGGACAGAATGCGCGCCTCGCCGCGAAGCTGACCGGCTGGCGGATCGACATCAAGAGCGCCTCGGCATTCCACGAGGAGGAGGCAGAACGGCTCGCTCGCGAGGAAGAGGAGCGCGCCGCGGCGGCTGCCGCGGCTCCGCCGGCAGCGCCGCCGCCGGCCGAAGCACCCGCCATCGCCGTCGCGCCGCCGCCTGAGGCGCCCATCGAGATGCCCGCGTTCGAGGAGCCGGCAGCAGCGGCGCCGGTGGCAGCGGTTGAGCCGGCTGTCGAAACGCCGCCCGCCGAAGAGTTCGAAGAGCCTCTCACCATGGAGGACCTCTTCCCAACCAAGCCGGGTGAGCGGGGTAAAATCCGCTTTGCGGAAGAGATCCTCGGCGTTGAGTTGGGGCGGAAGAAGGGCCGCGACCGGGGACGCGACGAGGAGGAGCCGGTGCGGCCGGCGAAGAAGGGACCGCGCCGCCAGCGCGTCTACTTCGAAGAGGACGACGAAGAAGCGGAGTACGAAGACATTCTCCGTCGGATTCGCTAG
- the ribF gene encoding riboflavin biosynthesis protein RibF, whose translation MSVQAGAEVALERLRAELAAVAPGGPSVVTVGKFDGVHIAHAEIVRTVVARARARGAAAGVLTFDPLPYVVFNPGKPYHYLCTVEERLERLRALGADFVATITFSLALSRLSAREFLEALVQTLGMVEFVGGPDAAIGRDREGSGERLRALSRELGFTFVEVPPVLLDGVVVNSSLVRHFLWDGAVERAARALGRPYRLSGTVVPGDRRGRELGFPTANLLPPPHLILPGDGIYGCRATVDGMTYRAAVNIGVRPTFGESLQRLIEAFLLDFEGDLYGRLLTLEFIHRVRAETRFASVDALITQMHDDVRQVRERVDLGE comes from the coding sequence ATGAGCGTGCAGGCTGGCGCCGAAGTGGCGCTCGAACGGCTGCGGGCTGAGTTGGCAGCAGTCGCGCCCGGCGGCCCAAGCGTTGTCACGGTGGGCAAGTTCGATGGGGTCCACATCGCGCACGCCGAGATCGTCCGGACAGTCGTTGCCCGCGCGCGCGCGCGCGGCGCTGCCGCCGGCGTTCTGACCTTCGACCCGCTTCCCTACGTCGTCTTCAACCCGGGCAAGCCCTATCACTACCTCTGCACGGTGGAAGAGCGGCTCGAACGGCTCCGCGCCCTCGGAGCAGACTTCGTCGCCACGATTACGTTCTCGCTCGCGCTTTCGCGGCTGTCCGCCCGCGAGTTCCTCGAGGCGCTCGTCCAGACGCTCGGGATGGTTGAGTTCGTCGGCGGCCCTGATGCCGCGATCGGGCGCGACCGCGAGGGCTCAGGAGAACGGCTGCGCGCTCTCAGCCGCGAGCTCGGCTTCACCTTCGTCGAGGTGCCGCCCGTTCTTCTCGATGGCGTCGTCGTCAACAGTTCGCTGGTGCGCCATTTTCTGTGGGATGGAGCGGTCGAGCGCGCGGCGCGCGCGCTCGGTCGGCCCTACCGTCTGTCTGGCACGGTTGTGCCCGGCGACCGGCGCGGACGCGAGCTCGGCTTTCCCACCGCGAACCTCTTGCCGCCTCCGCACCTCATCTTGCCGGGCGACGGCATCTACGGCTGCCGCGCGACGGTCGACGGCATGACCTACCGCGCGGCGGTCAATATCGGCGTGCGCCCGACATTCGGCGAGAGCTTGCAGCGGCTGATCGAGGCGTTTCTGCTCGACTTCGAAGGCGATCTCTACGGCCGCCTCCTCACGCTCGAGTTTATCCACCGCGTGCGCGCCGAAACGCGCTTTGCCAGTGTCGACGCGCTGATCACCCAGATGCACGACGACGTCCGCCAAGTGCGGGAGCGCGTCGACCTCGGCGAATGA
- a CDS encoding LysM peptidoglycan-binding domain-containing M23 family metallopeptidase has product MVQRDDTLYSISTKLGIPVARLVELNGLDDPSFIRIGQELVVEPINEPAAALSDRSPVTATPTASPSPTATRTASPAPVPPTATPAPPTPTPVPPTATPPPLTPTPAPPTPTAVPPTATPVPPTATATALAPNAALREPTATYVVQPGDTLLAIARKLNVPVERLIELNALDDPNRLAAGQPIVVPARAAETLSAHVTATAPAAPTATRTPAPATPTPTSSATRTAAPPSPTTTRTAAPASATAHRTGTPTSTPAPTGQKLPNAPAFDWPAQGPISQYFGEAGHGGLDIERPLGSPVRAAFDGTVTAAVKGSDARGWYIEIAHGNGWVTQYQHLGKLSVEAGATVKKGQVIGEVGMTGRSTGPHLHFEIHKDERRLNPLQYLP; this is encoded by the coding sequence GTGGTCCAGCGTGACGACACGCTTTACAGCATCTCCACCAAGCTTGGCATCCCGGTCGCCCGCCTCGTCGAACTGAACGGCCTCGATGACCCCTCATTCATTCGGATTGGGCAAGAGCTTGTCGTCGAGCCGATAAACGAGCCGGCTGCCGCGCTGAGCGACCGTTCGCCCGTCACCGCAACGCCAACCGCCTCTCCCAGCCCGACAGCCACCCGCACCGCATCCCCCGCTCCCGTGCCGCCGACCGCGACGCCCGCCCCTCCCACGCCGACGCCGGTTCCGCCGACCGCCACTCCGCCGCCGCTGACACCCACCCCAGCGCCGCCGACCCCGACCGCCGTTCCGCCAACGGCAACGCCCGTCCCGCCGACGGCGACTGCCACCGCTCTCGCGCCGAACGCCGCGCTGAGAGAGCCGACTGCAACCTACGTTGTCCAGCCCGGCGACACCCTGCTGGCGATTGCGCGCAAACTGAATGTCCCGGTCGAGCGGCTGATCGAACTGAACGCACTCGACGACCCCAACCGTCTTGCGGCCGGCCAACCGATCGTCGTTCCGGCGCGCGCCGCCGAGACGCTGAGCGCCCACGTCACCGCCACTGCGCCGGCCGCCCCGACCGCCACCCGCACGCCCGCGCCCGCGACGCCGACCCCGACCTCCAGTGCGACGCGCACTGCCGCGCCGCCTTCCCCGACGACGACCCGCACCGCCGCGCCGGCATCAGCGACAGCGCACCGCACCGGCACGCCGACGAGCACGCCCGCCCCGACCGGGCAGAAGCTGCCGAACGCGCCCGCCTTCGACTGGCCCGCTCAAGGGCCGATCTCGCAGTACTTCGGCGAGGCCGGCCACGGCGGGCTCGACATCGAGCGACCACTCGGATCGCCAGTGCGCGCCGCCTTCGACGGCACTGTCACCGCTGCCGTCAAGGGGAGCGATGCTCGCGGCTGGTATATCGAGATCGCCCATGGCAACGGCTGGGTCACGCAGTACCAGCACCTCGGCAAGCTGAGCGTCGAGGCCGGCGCCACGGTCAAAAAAGGCCAAGTGATCGGCGAAGTCGGCATGACCGGCCGCTCGACCGGCCCCCACCTCCATTTCGAGATCCACAAGGACGAGCGGCGGCTGAACCCGCTCCAGTATCTCCCCTGA